The DNA region GTGGTCGCAGATGCGCAGGGTGACCTCGCCGACGGTCAGCAGCGCGCCGATCCACTGGCGTTCCACCCAGGGCTCCAGCCCGTCGATCATCAGGTTGGCGCGGAAGCGCCGCGGATCGACCGGCTGCTTGGCCACCCGTTCCTCCAGATCGCGCACGCTGGCGAGATTGAGGATGGAGACCGCCGCCTCTTCCCGGTCGGTGAAGGAGACGCCGCCGCCCTGCGCGGGATTCCTGGCCTCGGCCAGCTTGGGCAGGCCGGGGGCCGCGCCGGCCAGATAGGCGGCGAAGAACTGCTCCACCAGCATCCGGCCCATCGGCTGGTCCAGACGCCCACGCGACACCTGCTTGCCGCCGCGCCGGATGATCAGCGACTGGGTGGCCTCGTCGAACTCGGTGTCGAGCAGCGCCAGCTTCTCGTTCCGGTCGAGCGTGAAGAAATCCTCGTTGGGGCGCCAGCCCTCGACGTCCGGGCTCAGGGCGGCCGGGCCGTGCAGCAGGCCGAAGCGCCGGTCAAAGGGGATGGGTTGGCCGGTGACGAGGTCAACGGCGGGAAGGTCCTGGCCGCTCAGCCCCTTCACGGGGTAGCGGCGTATGGCGGCGACGGTCGCGGGCATTGCATCGCACAATGGTGGGACCGGTTTGCTTCTGTCAACCGTTGCAATCGAAAACCGTCACCAGCGCTAGCCGTCACCAGCGCTCGGCCAAAGGCTCCCGACCCTGGAACTCGGCGATTCGCCGCCGCGTCGCGGGGGAGGTGTCCTCCGGCAGCCGGTCCAGCGGGAAGAAGCGCGCCTCCAGGATCTCCACCCCGTCGGCCCGGGGCGTTCCCGACCACCCGCGCGCGACGAAGACCGCCACATGGTCGCTCGCGCCGTGCCGGAAGCGGGCGTAGACGCCGAAGGGCTGCGGGCCGCTTTCCACCGTCAACCCGACCTCCTCCCGCACCTCGCGGCGCATGGCCTCCACCAGCGTCTCGCCTTTTCCGACTCCGCCGCCCGGAAAATGCCAGCCGCCGACGTAGCTGTGGCGGATCAGCAGGACCGAGGCCGCCCCGCCCCCAGGGTCCGAGTCGTCCAGGATGATCCCCCGCACCCCCATGGTCAGCGGGCGCGCCACCCAATGCCACATGTTGCGGCCGTGCCAGGCCAGCCGCATCAGGGGGGTGGTCAGGGCGGGCCGCAGGGCCTTGGGCGAAGGGTCGCGCGGGGTGCCGGGTGGGGTGCTGGTGGGCGTGGCCGTCATGAAGGCGGGAGTCCGTGGCATTGGCGCAAAACCCTAGCCTTTTCCGGCGGGCCGCGGAAAGCCACCCTTTCGGCGCGGGTCCGACAAAAGCAATAACCACGCGTACCGGGGGGTCTTGCATACGGATGGGCCTCTCCCACATCTACGGCGACGCATGCATCCTTGCGGATCGCACTGGTAACGTGGATCGGACTGACCGGGCTGCCTCGCGGACGGTCGGCGATGAAGGGAGCACATCATGGACTTCGAAAAATACACCGAGCGCAGCCGTGGCTTCG from Azospirillum brasilense includes:
- a CDS encoding MOSC domain-containing protein is translated as MPATVAAIRRYPVKGLSGQDLPAVDLVTGQPIPFDRRFGLLHGPAALSPDVEGWRPNEDFFTLDRNEKLALLDTEFDEATQSLIIRRGGKQVSRGRLDQPMGRMLVEQFFAAYLAGAAPGLPKLAEARNPAQGGGVSFTDREEAAVSILNLASVRDLEERVAKQPVDPRRFRANLMIDGLEPWVERQWIGALLTVGEVTLRICDHKDCRPSSEVNPATGARDLNTLPILERGYDHTQCGVYARVVHGGRIAVGDPVALAEDLPS
- a CDS encoding NUDIX domain-containing protein, yielding MTATPTSTPPGTPRDPSPKALRPALTTPLMRLAWHGRNMWHWVARPLTMGVRGIILDDSDPGGGAASVLLIRHSYVGGWHFPGGGVGKGETLVEAMRREVREEVGLTVESGPQPFGVYARFRHGASDHVAVFVARGWSGTPRADGVEILEARFFPLDRLPEDTSPATRRRIAEFQGREPLAERW